AATATTTATAGAGCTTTTCCTCGCCGGAGCGCTTCACCCATTTTTTCTTGAGGCACTTCACCCTGAGTACGTACCGGTCGGGCTCGGATTCATACTGGCGTATCACGATGCAGTTCTGACAATTTGCGCAGAAAATCTTCTCTTTTACCATCATTCACCTTCTTGACGCTGTGTTCGCGGTTGTCGGGCCTGATATTCTGTTAAAATCCATAAAAATTGTCGTAATACAACAAAGGAAGCCTCGTAACGCCGCGAAGCTCTTATATAGGAGCCGGCACCCCCGGGCGTCAAGAAAATTTTTTATTTTAGCGGGTATTTCGCGCACGCCGGTCTGTCCCGTAAAGTTCCCGTTGCGGGGGATAAAAAATACCCCGGCGGTTTTATTTTCTTTACAAAAAGCCTTTCCCAAATGGATATTTTAAACCGCCTCTATATCAAGCAAAGGTAACGCCGATGAAGGTCTTGCTCATAAATCCGCCCTATCCGTTCGAGGAATCACCCACTCCGCCGTTCGGGGTCATATCGCTCGGGGCGTACCTGGAGCGCGAGGGAGTCGAGGTGCTGGTCGAGGATTATATCGTACAGCCATATTCGCGTGCGCGCGTCCGCGAAGTGCTTTCCGCCTTCCGGCCGGACGTGGTCGGTTCCACGGCGGTCACCATGAATGTGAAGCGCGCGCTTTCCATACTGCGCGACTACAAGGAAGAAAATCCCAAAGTGATTGCCGTGATGGGAGGGCCCCACGTGAGCTTCGACGCCGACGCCATACTCGGCGGCCACCACTTCCTGGATTACATAATCCGCGGCGAGGGCGAGATCACCTTCACCGAAATGCTCCGCTCGCTCGAGACCGGTTCGCCCCCCGAAGAAGTGGAGGGCGTTTCGCTCCGTTCGAATGGCTCGGTGCGGCACAACCCCGACCGACCCCTCATCCCCGACATCAACGTGCTGCCGTATCCGGCGAGGCACCTTATCTCGCTCTCGCGCTACCGTGCGCTCGGCTTCCCCATCAACATGGTCACCTCGCGGGGCTGTCCCAACAAGTGCATATTCTGCGTCGGAAGCCGCATGGTGGGCCGCAAGGTCCGCTACCTCGACGTGCAGCGCGTTGTCGACGAGTTCGAGCTGTTGTCGACCATGCGCTTTCGGCAGATCAACATCGTCGACGACCTCTTCACCGCCAACAAGAATCGCTGCATCTCCATCTGCGAGGAGATCGTGCGCAGGGGCATACGTCACCGCTGGACCGCCTTCGCTCGGGTCGACACGGTGTCGAAGGAGCTCCTCAACTCCATGAAGACCGCCGGCTGCACCACGCTGTGCTTCGGTATAGAGAGCGGGAACCAGGAGATACTGGACCTCGTAAAAAAGAACATCACGCTCGAGAAGGCGAAGGCGGCCGTGGACCTCTGCAACGCGGCGGGGATCGAACCCATGACATCGTACATCCTGGGCCTGCCGGGCGAGACGCCGGAGACCGTTCGCACTACCATGGAGTTCGCCCGGAATTTAAGCCCCATGTACGGCTACCACATCCTCGCGCCCTTCCCCGGCACCGAGGTGCGCGAGAAGGCCGCCGAGTACGGCATGCGCATCCTCACCGACGACTGGGACCTCTACGACGCCAACCGGTCGGTCGCCGAGTCCGTCCACATGTCGCACGAGGAGATCGACCGCATCGTAAACGAGTTCAATGGGGGAATACGGCGCTACGTCGAGGCCATCGGCGAGCGGAAGAAACGGGGTGAAGGCATCTCGAGCACCGACGAGGACATGCTGGGAGGCATCCTTTCATTCGATTTCAGCGAGAGGCTCATCTCGGGACAGGTAGTGGAGCGGTACCCCGGACTTCCGGACGGGGCGACGGATAAAATTGTGATGTCGGATTTCGCCGCCTTTGTGGAAAGAGAAATCGGCTACGGTATCGCCGATGTCGAGCGCGAGCTCGCGCGCCTGTCGGCGCTCGAGTGCATCGGAATCGACCGCGCCGGTCCCGCCTCGAAGGTCGCCTGGGTTTAGGCCCGGGGGCGGGCGGCGACCACGCAATTCTTGGTGGCCCGTTTGCCTTCGTACATCGCCCCGTCGGCCCTGCTGATGTTGGCGTCGAGATCGATCGAGTGATCGTATTCGGCCACGCCAATGGTGACCGTCACCTTCAGTTTATTACCTTTGAACTCCGGCCTGCCCGCCTCGACGGCCGCGCGCAGCTTTTCGGTTACCGCCATCGTGCCGTCCATCGTCAATCGCGGAAATATCAACAGGAACTCCTCTCCACCCCAGCGCGAGGCCATGTCCTCCTTCCGCACCGAGGAGACGAGGATGTCGGCCACGCTTTTGAGGACCACGTCGCCGCCCTCGTGGCCGTGGGTGTCGTTGAACAGCTTGAAGTCGTCGATGTCCGCCATCGCCAGCGAGAAGGGCTCGCCGTGGCGGGACGAGCGCGACAGCTCGGACGAGAGGCGCTCCAGCGCATAACGGCGATTCGCCAGGCCAGTAAGCGGGTCGATCCGCGCCATCACCTCCAGGCGCGCGCGCACCCTGTTAAGCTCATCGTTGCGGCGCTCGAGTTCCTCCGCGTACGAGCGCAGGTCCAGGCGCGAGCGTCGCAGTTCGAGATGGGTCCGGATCCTCGCGAAGAGTTCGCGGGGATTGAAGGGCTTGGTGATATAGTCGTGCCCTCCCGCCTCGAAGCCCCGCACTATGTCGTTAGGTTCGCTTTTTGCGGTTATAAAGAGGACAGGAATATCGGTCGTCGCCGGTTCGTTCTTTAAAGTGGCGCAGATTGCATATCCGTCCATGCCTGGCATCATGACGTCGAGCAAAACGAGGTCGGGAAGTATTTCCAAGGCGCGCTTTATGGCCTGCCGGCCGTCGGTCGCGGTGTACAGGTCGTAGTCGTCCCTTAAGAGCTCGCCCAGCACACGAAGCGGGGTGGGGGCGTCATCCACGATCAGTATCTTTTCCCTGCCCATTCAGGAGCGTCCTCCATTCAGTTTTTTTTCCAACCTGGCGATAAGCGATATCGCCGACTCATTGTCGAAGCGCGCGAGCGCATTGTCAAGTTCGGCGAGGTCCTTGGGCGCGCGCCCCGGCCACGCTCTCTTAAGCGCGGCGAACGTGTCGAGCGCGCCGTAGCTCCCTGCGGCCGTTTCGCGTTGTAGCCGCGCGAGCAGCCCGAGCGCTTCTGCCGGTCCTGTCGAGGGAGCGGCATGTTTTATTTCGTCATCTTTCAGGGATGGGGCCCGGTTGGCAAGCACTACGCCGAGTTCACGGCCGAAATCAGAAAGCGGGGCGGCGATATCGGCGCCGCCGTCGGCGATCACCTTCTCGAGGGCGGCGGCGGACTTCTGCAGTCTGAGCGCTCCGAGCGTACCGGCCGAGCCGTTGATGGAATGGGCGAGCCGACGCGCGTCGTATGTCTCGCCGGCCTCCAGGTGCTTGCCGATCACGGCCGGGGCGTTCGCATAGAGATCACAGAACTGCGCGACGAGCTGCCGCAGAAAGCCCTCGTCGCCGCGCATCCTGTGCAGCGCGAACTCCATGTCAATTCCGCTTAACGCAGCCCCGGCTTCGGCAGGGTGTGTTTCCTTGACGCCGGCGGCGTTTTCAGCGGCCGTGCCGGGACCGAGCCATCGGGAAAGCGCGGCAAAGAGCGCGTCCGGGTCCACGGGCTTGGGCAGGTGATCGTTCATTCCGACCTCAAGGCACCGGTCGCGGTCGCCTCTCATCGCATAGGCGGTCATCGCCACGATCGGAAGGTCCCTGTAGCGCGCGTCGGCGCGGATCCTCGTCGTCGCCTCCAGGCCGTCCATCACCGGCATCTGCACA
The DNA window shown above is from Spirochaetota bacterium and carries:
- a CDS encoding diguanylate cyclase — translated: MGREKILIVDDAPTPLRVLGELLRDDYDLYTATDGRQAIKRALEILPDLVLLDVMMPGMDGYAICATLKNEPATTDIPVLFITAKSEPNDIVRGFEAGGHDYITKPFNPRELFARIRTHLELRRSRLDLRSYAEELERRNDELNRVRARLEVMARIDPLTGLANRRYALERLSSELSRSSRHGEPFSLAMADIDDFKLFNDTHGHEGGDVVLKSVADILVSSVRKEDMASRWGGEEFLLIFPRLTMDGTMAVTEKLRAAVEAGRPEFKGNKLKVTVTIGVAEYDHSIDLDANISRADGAMYEGKRATKNCVVAARPRA
- a CDS encoding radical SAM protein, with translation MKVLLINPPYPFEESPTPPFGVISLGAYLEREGVEVLVEDYIVQPYSRARVREVLSAFRPDVVGSTAVTMNVKRALSILRDYKEENPKVIAVMGGPHVSFDADAILGGHHFLDYIIRGEGEITFTEMLRSLETGSPPEEVEGVSLRSNGSVRHNPDRPLIPDINVLPYPARHLISLSRYRALGFPINMVTSRGCPNKCIFCVGSRMVGRKVRYLDVQRVVDEFELLSTMRFRQINIVDDLFTANKNRCISICEEIVRRGIRHRWTAFARVDTVSKELLNSMKTAGCTTLCFGIESGNQEILDLVKKNITLEKAKAAVDLCNAAGIEPMTSYILGLPGETPETVRTTMEFARNLSPMYGYHILAPFPGTEVREKAAEYGMRILTDDWDLYDANRSVAESVHMSHEEIDRIVNEFNGGIRRYVEAIGERKKRGEGISSTDEDMLGGILSFDFSERLISGQVVERYPGLPDGATDKIVMSDFAAFVEREIGYGIADVERELARLSALECIGIDRAGPASKVAWV